Below is a genomic region from Medicago truncatula cultivar Jemalong A17 chromosome 3, MtrunA17r5.0-ANR, whole genome shotgun sequence.
AACTCTCAATGCTTTTTGTCGTCGCTTTGCGATTTTGAGAGAATGTGTTAGATAATAAGTCGTTAGACTCATGCCCTTGAACCTTTTAAGTTTCTAAGTTAATAGAGTTCATTTAAGTTTAATTATATAATCAGTCAtcagttttgcttttaaaaacaacaaaaaaactaagtaaaagaATGttaaaaacctgtcaaataaaatcataaaaataccacaaaaaaatctaaaaattaaataaaactaatgcaaatttttttggatttttctgagaatatgaaaaaataacaaaaaaataaaaaatgggtctaaacgatgaaattttggattttgaggggcggagGAGTCATAgtcattgaatttttttctgattttctgggaagtttcggagcaatccgatcaagtagctCGAAAACCCAATTTTTGACTAATAACGGGTATCAATGACCCAAAACAGAAGGAtaagagttaggaagattaatattgtccctaaaatgagagttacaaacatgtttagaatttgtgctgatacagttcggattatataatctgaactatTTTTCCCTTGAAAAATGGTGTTTAGGGGAGTgttcggattatgtaatccgaaaaaatcatgtaatattgcgccctattttttgaagttttcggattacaaaatctaaaaacatccataactcatttttttcactctataacaaaggaaaacaccaGTTCAGATTATGAAATCCGAAAACATCAAAAGCATTTTGATCAAAAACGCAGGGTGCGCAAGAATGACATAGTGTGGgaaaagtattactctaaattCTTTTGTAACCTTTGGTCTAGTATGCTATTGGTATTTTATTCAAACTCTAagtgtctttcttgttttgttctCTTTTCTATTTGATTAACAATGACGATACAAGCTTGAATTGTGAGATATTGGTTCATGTAGGGATTTCAATCACGTGGCACGTTCACATGTGTAGGTAAATAGGAgcctaaaaataacaaaagttaCAATCACGGAAAGACTAATTCATTATGATTATATTGTAATCTTCTACTGCCATCACGTGCATGTAGAGAGAAACACCCCTATTTTCAATTTGTCAAATGAGccactactttttttttcttccaaaaaaattatatcaagttCTCTATTCAGAAAGAGACAGTATAAGAAGGAGAATAAGCTTACGAAGTGTCATTTGTCAAAGTTGTCATTCATACATAATCAATTAATGAAGAGATTAATTATATCAGTATTGAAAAAATGTTTGTGTAGTTGTTTTCACTGCTTAGCCAGCTACACTTACTCTATACATCTCCTTGGCAATAGTTGCATGAAAAGAGTAATATATACCTTCTACAGTAATAACTTTGCATACATGAAAGAACACTAAATAAAGCATATCTAGCTAAATCAGAGtactaattatatatataccTATATAAAGGAAAATTTCACAATGAATACACATACATCACCCCATGTGAGTTCTCTCCACAACCATACAATGAATACTTTCTATTCTCTtgatttaatcaaattaatgtCAAGGTAGATCAAGAATTATTCTCTTTTATCAATATATGAgatgttcaaaaaaaataaaagatcaaGAATTATTGAAAATTAGGAagagaaaatatattgttttgacttttgagttagATCAAAACAACATAATATTGTTTCTATATATATCAGCAAACTAGAAAGAGCATGAAGTCAACACAGCTATAtatttcatcaaatcaaatcaaatttctttatttaGAAAGGTTGAAAATAAGATACTTATGGCGTCCCCGTGTATTCTGGAGCAACGGTCGGTGTCACAATAATAATGGATAATAAGGTGACTATAAATTAAACTGCACTATATTTAAGTTGCTACAAGCAGAATAGTCTCGAGCTTctaaaaaattgacatatttagaGATAAATATAGTAATATACAGCATAGCTAATTAATAACGTGGATATGGATGTATCACACCAAGAGGAAAAACAATAACATGCTGCTATAAAGCCAATGAtgtaatgttttttcttttctaacttCACCAAACTTAATTCATTGATATTTATATGACTGTTTATAAGAGTATATTATTAATGTTCAATTCCCGTGTGTAGTTGGTTGGTTTTTTGGATGTGTTAGGAAGCAACATGTGGAAAACAATTGGAATGCTGTGGTGTAGGAAGCAAGTAGGTGAGAGTGATCCATCCAGGTAAAAATGGTGAatgccaaaaacaaaaaaacaattctaggtaaaaatatttattcataattttgtgCATGTGAGAAAGAGAACTGTTGGCTCCTTGGAATATAAGTAGGCAAGTAGCTGAAGTGACTAATAACTATCACTTACTGTCAGGTctcatatcatttttctttattgaagAAAAGTTTTACTCACATCGTACTATTGATTATTGGGATTTGAGAGATACAGAGAAGAAGCTTATAAAAGAAGGGAGAATCTCATAATCTAAAAAACACTGCTAAGTCTTATATCACGAAATGAGATCGGTTATATAGATCAAGCAACGTCATAATATTctatcatatattatatatctaTCAAACTCGTTAttctttaaatcatttttaatagtttttttttttataatttttttaagtattcCTATGTCATTAGTGATTTGACTATTTTTCATCTGATATACTCCTTTTACTACAAAATTTAcatattttctctctaaaaGACAAACCACGTAGTCTAGTTTTCACCGTCTTTTATACTATATTTGCTACTCTAACTCTCTctagtgtttttatttttaatcctaTCATATTTAGTTATACCGCACGTCAAActcaacatcctcatctctacTATTCTTAATTTAGTTTCATGTTGGTTCTTGACAAAGCAACAAATTTCATACAACATTGTCGATCATAAAACTGCTCGTTCCTTTAACTTTAGTGGTATTTTCGTATGACATATAAAACTATGAGGCCCTTTTTCGTTTCTACCACCCAACTTGAATTCGATAATTTACATATCAttctatttctcacttattttGTAATATGTATCCAAGATATCTAAACTGTGTAACTTATagtatgatatgatctccaacGTTCACCTATAAACGAGAAACACTTTGCCTTTTGCTAATAATACATTTCATATACTTTGTTTTGCTTCTTCTTAGGCGGAAACCATATGTTTCTAGGGTTCGTCTGGAAATTTCCAACCTCCCATTTAACGACTCTCTAAGTAGGAATATATCATCAACCAAAAACACACATCTCGATGCTAACTTTTGGATATGTTATGTACGTACATCCAAAACAAAGTAAAAGGATAAGGGTTTAAGGTCGAACCTAGTTGCAATTATATTGCTATGGATAAATCATCGATGTCTTCATCTTGTGGCCTCACACTAGTTGAGACACCCTCATATATATCCTTGATTGCTCGAATATATATAGGCAATCCTAACTCATTTCTTTCTAGGGATTTCTAGGCACATCTCTCTCACATGATTTCCCTAAATTTATGAAAACTAAGTGCAAGTCTTTTTTATCCAGTATTGATCCATCACACATCGTAGTAAATGGATTGCTTTCATGGTCGACCTCCCATACATAAAACCAAATTGGTGATCAGTAACTCGTGTCTCCTTTCTTTTACTTTGTGTTCTTGAATCCGAGATATATTAGTTGTAATTATGATCCGTTGATATAGATCTCATATTTGTCATCATATAATATGTGGAAACACTTCTTCCATATCTAtcctttatatcttttttttaaccaaaattttacCTTCATCTTTAATACACTTCATTTGATCAAAGTGTCTTGTCTTTCTTTCCATTTCCCATCCCTTAACAAGTCTATACAAAGATTTTTCTCCCTCCTTAGGATATGAAAAGagagacatctcataaaatATCGGATAAAAGAGAGTGATAAAGTTAAGTAATACTTTTTTAGTTAATActttaaagttgattttttttccctgTTGATTCTTGTCTAAAACTTGCAGTTGCTGAAGGTGTCAAATATGGCAGTGTAACTGTGAGACATAGTTGAGAACCAGAAAGGGGAGGGtggaaaatattattatagataAATAAACTCAACCTGGTTTACCtgaatatatttttctataCATTTCTATGAATTCCCTCTCACTGTGAAACCCTAGCCTAAAGATTCCATTTCCCATTAACATATTAGAAATTATGAATTTGCATGTCCAACTTGatgacaataatataatattgattgattacaattgtgttatgtttttaatatttgtaataATTTACCCTTAATGAACTTTATCTAAAGTGATCACCATAAATTTATGCAATTGTATATTTGCTCAAAAATGGAAAATCAAAGTGATCACTAGCTTCTACATATGCAACAAATTAAATAGGACTGTCACATGTAACCTGAGATAGAATTAGCATTCAAGTTAAAcatttcatttcttaaaaaaaaaaaaaaaaaaaaaaaaaaaaaaaaaaaaagttaaacatttCATGAAAATAATGAAACCTTGTCATTATTTTCAAGGTTTTAATTAGACAAAGAAATTAAAGGTCGTTGCATAGATATTTATCTATGAACTTCTAATTAATAAACTAGAAAAAGGACAAAACACTGACCATTAATATTCCATTACAATCTGTTTCTGTCCTATATGCTAAACTTTCTGTGTTAGTTTCCCAAGCCTGAGTTCAAGATCCAAGTCTTCTATTCCAGGCTTAACTCCAATTACAAACTCTGCAGACTGAAAAGTTAAACATCTATCATTCAAACATGGCTTCAGCAAGACAGGCAGTGAAGAAGAAATGGAAGCTGTCTTTGGTCTTTTATAATTTATGCCTTTGTCCCCACCACATGAATCATCCTCAGTTTGCAATTTTTGGCCAAACATTGAATTATTTTGTCCCATAGACAAACTTGTTTCAACATAATCATTACAACCATAACCTTTGAAAATTTGCTCCTTTGCATTAGCTAGCCCTTTTTGTTCAGAATCAAGAGACTCCTTGTGGTTATTCCCCCATTTAATTGAAGAAGAATATGAAGACATGTTTGGCTGAAAACAGTTTTCTTGTGTATATGTAGTTGATGGCCAAGTAGAAGAGTTATCTCTGCTTGTTGTAACTGTAACATAATTTAGAGTAACAATTAGTAAAAAGTTAAGATAACAATCTAAGTGAAGAGTGAAGAACTTACAATGATTTTTGTGATGAGAATGAAGTTCTAATTCATTATGGTGGTTAAGACTTTGTTTGAGCTTAGCTCTATCTCTTCTATGAACATTCATGTGACCACCTAAAGCTTGAGCAGACCTAAACTCTCTTTTACAGAAGTGACATGAGTAAGATCTTGGAGGCCATATACATCCACCAAGTATCCTAGCTGCATCTTCTGCAAAAGCTTTTTCCTCCCAAGACCTATTGTTGATGGTTCCAAATGATGGTACTACTTCATTGTGTGAGTGCAAGATTTGTTTCCTTTTCATCCACATCATATTTAGTGATTCCTCCATCTTGATATCAAGTGTAGAGTGTGTAGAAAGTAATTAACAATGAGATCTAGTTATAGGATATAAAACTGGTGGAAGAAGCTTTATATAATGAGAAAAATAGCTAGAAAGGGAACTGAGTTAA
It encodes:
- the LOC25489338 gene encoding probable transcriptional regulator RABBIT EARS produces the protein MEESLNMMWMKRKQILHSHNEVVPSFGTINNRSWEEKAFAEDAARILGGCIWPPRSYSCHFCKREFRSAQALGGHMNVHRRDRAKLKQSLNHHNELELHSHHKNHFTTSRDNSSTWPSTTYTQENCFQPNMSSYSSSIKWGNNHKESLDSEQKGLANAKEQIFKGYGCNDYVETSLSMGQNNSMFGQKLQTEDDSCGGDKGINYKRPKTASISSSLPVLLKPCLNDRCLTFQSAEFVIGVKPGIEDLDLELRLGKLTQKV